Proteins encoded together in one Entomobacter blattae window:
- a CDS encoding gamma-glutamyl-gamma-aminobutyrate hydrolase family protein — protein MAAFYPLIGILLDQEAPGPVPPSYSSFPWYALRNNYMDCIISSGGMPVGLPLSLITLKHLLPRLDGLIIAGGAFDIDPALYHQSPQYHPLILKPNRTQCELYATQYALYHSLPLLGICGGAQLMAVALGGSLVQHIPSHYPNALPHEQPTPRTQASHSINILPDSLLSSITKTTAMAVNSSHHQSILSAGKGTLTAWAEDGVVEAIELPSHPFFLGVQWHPEFSITPMDRKIFTAFIKACTPQNHN, from the coding sequence ATGGCAGCTTTTTACCCTCTTATCGGCATATTGCTAGATCAGGAAGCCCCAGGCCCAGTGCCTCCTTCTTACTCATCTTTTCCCTGGTATGCTTTACGCAATAACTATATGGACTGCATAATTTCCTCAGGTGGCATGCCGGTAGGATTGCCCTTATCCCTTATTACCCTTAAACACCTCTTACCCCGTTTGGATGGGCTTATTATTGCAGGCGGCGCCTTTGATATTGACCCAGCCCTTTATCATCAATCCCCGCAATATCACCCCTTGATTTTAAAACCCAATCGAACCCAGTGCGAGCTCTACGCCACCCAATATGCCCTTTACCATTCTCTTCCCCTCTTAGGAATTTGTGGTGGAGCACAGCTGATGGCCGTAGCCCTCGGCGGTAGCCTTGTTCAACATATTCCAAGCCACTATCCCAATGCCTTACCTCATGAGCAACCCACACCACGTACCCAAGCCAGTCATAGCATTAACATCCTGCCTGATAGTTTGCTGTCCTCTATCACCAAAACCACCGCCATGGCCGTTAATTCTTCTCATCACCAATCCATCCTTTCTGCGGGAAAAGGCACACTCACAGCCTGGGCAGAAGATGGCGTTGTAGAAGCCATCGAACTTCCTTCCCATCCTTTTTTCCTGGGCGTTCAATGGCATCCAGAATTTAGCATTACACCAATGGACAGAAAAATTTTTACAGCCTTTATTAAAGCCTGTACACCCCAGAATCATAACTGA